From one Solanum stenotomum isolate F172 chromosome 12, ASM1918654v1, whole genome shotgun sequence genomic stretch:
- the LOC125846286 gene encoding protein DETOXIFICATION 40-like isoform X1, with protein MDECFQDKGPSEPLLEQKEAAVEHVSSELEDILSDTRLSHFQRLGRASAVEFRNLFRLAAPAIIVYLLNNVTSMSTQIFCGHLGNLELAAASLGNEGIQLLAYGVMLGMGSAVETLCGQAYGAHKYETLGIYLQRSTILLMLSGIPIMVAYLFSKPILILLGESEKVASAAALFVYGLIPQIFAYAANFPIQKFLQAQSIVNPSAYIAAATLVLHLFLTWIVLYVFKWGLFGGAMVLSISWWIVVVAQFMYILQSDKCKKTWNGFSSQAFSGLWDFYKLSAASSVMLCLETWYFQILVLVAGLLPNPEVALDSLAVCNTILGWVFMIAAGFNAAASVRVSNELGAGHPKSASFSVLVVTLSSFVIAVVAAIIVMMFRDVMSYAFTGGETIAKATSELAPLLAASIILNGIQPVLSGVAVGCGWQGFVAYVNVGCYYVVGIPLGALLGFHFKLEAKGLWLGMFGGTAMQTLILVWATCTTNWEEEVEKAKNRLVKWQNSTKKPLLNES; from the exons ATGGATGAGTGTTTTCAAGATAAGGGGCCAAGTGAACCTTTACTAGAACAGAAAGAAGCAGCAGTGGAACATGTAAGCTCTGAGCTTGAAGACATATTGTCTGACACAAGATTGTCGCATTTTCAGCGGCTTGGACGGGCATCTGCCGTTGAATTCAGAAATCTGTTTCGACTAGCAGCTCCAGCAATCATTGTTTATTTGCTCAATAATGTTACTTCTATGTCTACTCAAATATTCTGTGGTCATCTTGGTAATCTTGAACTTGCTGCTGCTTCACTTGGCAATGAAGGTATTCAACTCTTGGCCTATGGCGTCATG TTAGGGATGGGGAGTGCAGTGGAGACACTATGTGGACAAGCATATGGAGCTCACAAGTATGAAACATTGGGAATATATCTTCAAAGATCGACAATTCTGCTTATGTTATCTGGAATACCGATTATGGTGGCTTACTTATTTTCAAAGCCAATTTTAATCTTACTAGGAGAATCAGAGAAAGTTGCATCTGCAGCTGCATTATTCGTTTATGGTTTAATTCCTCAAATATTTGCTTACGCTGCCAATTTCCCCATACAAAAGTTCTTGCAAGCCCAAAGCATCGTGAATCCTAGTGCGTATATAGCAGCAGCCACATTAGTCTTACATCTTTTCCTAACATGGATTGTGCTTTATGTATTCAAGTGGGGATTATTCGGAGGAGCAATGGTTCTAAGTATTTCATGGTGGATAGTAGTCGTTGCGCAATTTATGTACATATTGCAGAGCGATAAATGTAAGAAAACGTGGAATGGATTTAGTTCGCAAGCGTTTTCAGGGCTGTGGGATTTTTATAAGTTGTCAGCTGCTTCATCTGTGATGTTGTGCTTGGAGACTTGGTACTTtcagattttagttttagttgcTGGTTTGCTTCCAAATCCTGAAGTGGCATTAGACTCTCTAGCTGTTTG TAATACAATTCTTGGATGGGTGTTCATGATAGCCGCTGGGTTCAATGCGGCAGCAAG TGTGAGGGTGAGCAATGAGTTGGGAGCAGGGCATCCGAAATCGGCCTCATTTTCAGTTTTGGTGGTGACATTAAGCTCATTTGTGATTGCTGTAGTGGCAGCCATAATAGTGATGATGTTTCGCGATGTGATGAGTTATGCATTCACTGGAGGCGAAACTATTGCTAAAGCAACTTCAGAACTTGCACCACTCTTGGCTGCCTCTATAATTCTTAATGGCATTCAGCCTGTTTTATCTG GGGTGGCTGTTGGGTGTGGATGGCAAGGTTTTGTGGCATACGTTAACGTGGGATGTTACTACGTAGTTGGTATTCCATTGGGTGCTCTTCTTGGGTTTCACTTCAAACTCGAAGCTAAG GGATTATGGCTGGGCATGTTTGGTGGAACAGCAATGCAAACTCTTATCTTAGTATGGGCCACTTGTACAACCAATTGGGAAGAAGAG